Proteins from a single region of Syngnathus typhle isolate RoL2023-S1 ecotype Sweden linkage group LG10, RoL_Styp_1.0, whole genome shotgun sequence:
- the leng9 gene encoding leukocyte receptor cluster member 9 isoform X1: MASECTEALSSEKNVEVPIDTSESANPDDKRDEKGVDVCPYFLEGKCHFGVRCRMSHRSSPLICEVTSSSVDSAVAIADAILPGQENKLDEEKQRKKKTNRNKTANSKENEGKDVNKKPRMRTADDVISRILWDSSVDASQFVVGYVDRFLGVVERPFCDFNWDTSPCDCDYATELALPRHRIQYFTYRGHRVWERHSRTDRVFGSTGQSLAPPFGGQEEVEGEETQSDDQEQQAGVTLGDGETTREQPPAAVGQRLERAHAENTHLEDDKHNEMNAQSAESAPAGQASASLAEEAPNSAKASADKNGQSLIDGDINEWEKSFEGQNNLNLPTPLEQRKENLGRRPPKKQPTHFITFRANTPAILASFQLLREEIVTLLPSSAPHWQPSSTLHVTLCLLVLQSPAQVEAAVEILRRFAHLDRNPPVAVSFPVKLKHFNGRVLYLSPQPQIQLQQLNGGLQEAYRNEGLLHRNSYNPRYHLTLAKVRYKEGERIFDSAGDLKVGKGLHFGRLPVNSLHLCVIGGEDAGGFYETVSTVTLR; encoded by the exons ATGGCGTCAGAATGTACAGAGGCTCTCTCAagtgaaaaaaatgttgaagTCCCAATAGACACAAGCGAATCAGCAAACCCAGATGACAAGAGAG ATGAGAAAGGAGTCGACGTGTGCCCGTACTTCCTGGAGGGAAAGTGTCACTTTGGTGTCAGATGTCGTATGTCTCACAGGTCAAGCCCGCTGATCTGTGAAGTAACCAGCAGCTCCGT TGACTCAGCAGTTGCTATTGCAGACGCGATTCTTCCTGGCCAGGAGAACAAACTTGATGAAGAGAAacaaaggaagaagaaaaccaATAGGAACAaaacagcaaactcaaaagaaaatgagggaaaag ACGTCAACAAAAAGCCTCGCATGCGGACGGCCGACGACGTCATCTCTCGCATCCTCTGGGACTCCTCGGTAGACGCGTCCCAATTCGTAGTGGGCTACGTGGACCGCTTTCTGGGGGTGGTGGAGCGCCCCTTCTGTGACTTCAACTGGGACACCAGCCCTTGTGACTGCGACTACGCCACCGAGCTTGCTCTCCCCAGACACAGGATCCAGTACTTCACCTATAGAGGGCACCGCGTCTGGGAGCGCCACAGCAGGACCGACAGGGTGTTTGGCTCCACCGGTCAATCTCTGGCTCCCCCCTTTGGAGGGCAGGAGGAAGTAGAAG gagaAGAAACACAGTCTGACGACCAAGAGCAACAAGCGGGAGTAACTTTGGGTGACGGTGAAACAACAAGAGAGCAGCCACCTGCCGCTGTCGGTCAGAGATTGGAGCGTGCTCACGCTGAGAACACACATCTGGAGGACGACAAGCACAATGAGATGAACGCTCAGAGCGCTGAGTCAGCACCAGCCGGTCAGGCGTCAGCCAGCCTTGCGGAGGAGGCCCCAAACAG CGCGAAGGCCTCGGCTGACAAAAATGGACAGAGCTTAATAGACGGAGACAtaaatgaatgggaaaaaagtTTTGAAGGCCAGAACAATTTG AATCTGCCTACGCCTCTCGAGCAGAGGAAAGAGAACCTCGGTCGCcgtccccccaaaaaacaacccACCCACTTCATCACGTTCAGGGCCAACACTCCCGCCATCCTCGCTTCTTTCCAGCTACTTCGGGAAGAGATCGTCACACTCTTGCCGTCGTCCGCCCCTCACTGGCAACCCTCGTCCACGCTGCACGTCAccctgtgtctgctggttcTGCAGAGCCCGGCCCAAGTGGAGGCCGCCGTTGAGATCCTCCGCCGCTTTGCCCACTTGGATCGCAACCCCCCAGTGGCGGTGAGCTTTCCTGTCAAGTTGAAGCATTTCAACGGCAGGGTGCTGTACCTGAGCCCGCAGCCTCAGATTCAGCTCCAGCAGCTCAACGGCGGCCTGCAGGAAGCCTACAGGAACGAGGGCCTGCTCCACAGGAACTCCTACAACCCGCGCTACCATCTCACCCTGGCCAAGGTGAGGTACAAGGAGGGCGAGCGCATCTTTGACAGCGCGGGCGACCTGAAGGTGGGCAAAGGTTTACATTTTGGACGTTTGCCTGTCAACTCCTTACACCTTTGCGTCATCGGCGGGGAGGATGCCGGCGGTTTCTATGAGACCGTATCCACCGTGACTCTTCGATAA
- the leng9 gene encoding leukocyte receptor cluster member 9 isoform X2, with the protein MSHRSSPLICEVTSSSVDSAVAIADAILPGQENKLDEEKQRKKKTNRNKTANSKENEGKDVNKKPRMRTADDVISRILWDSSVDASQFVVGYVDRFLGVVERPFCDFNWDTSPCDCDYATELALPRHRIQYFTYRGHRVWERHSRTDRVFGSTGQSLAPPFGGQEEVEGEETQSDDQEQQAGVTLGDGETTREQPPAAVGQRLERAHAENTHLEDDKHNEMNAQSAESAPAGQASASLAEEAPNSAKASADKNGQSLIDGDINEWEKSFEGQNNLNLPTPLEQRKENLGRRPPKKQPTHFITFRANTPAILASFQLLREEIVTLLPSSAPHWQPSSTLHVTLCLLVLQSPAQVEAAVEILRRFAHLDRNPPVAVSFPVKLKHFNGRVLYLSPQPQIQLQQLNGGLQEAYRNEGLLHRNSYNPRYHLTLAKVRYKEGERIFDSAGDLKVGKGLHFGRLPVNSLHLCVIGGEDAGGFYETVSTVTLR; encoded by the exons ATGTCTCACAGGTCAAGCCCGCTGATCTGTGAAGTAACCAGCAGCTCCGT TGACTCAGCAGTTGCTATTGCAGACGCGATTCTTCCTGGCCAGGAGAACAAACTTGATGAAGAGAAacaaaggaagaagaaaaccaATAGGAACAaaacagcaaactcaaaagaaaatgagggaaaag ACGTCAACAAAAAGCCTCGCATGCGGACGGCCGACGACGTCATCTCTCGCATCCTCTGGGACTCCTCGGTAGACGCGTCCCAATTCGTAGTGGGCTACGTGGACCGCTTTCTGGGGGTGGTGGAGCGCCCCTTCTGTGACTTCAACTGGGACACCAGCCCTTGTGACTGCGACTACGCCACCGAGCTTGCTCTCCCCAGACACAGGATCCAGTACTTCACCTATAGAGGGCACCGCGTCTGGGAGCGCCACAGCAGGACCGACAGGGTGTTTGGCTCCACCGGTCAATCTCTGGCTCCCCCCTTTGGAGGGCAGGAGGAAGTAGAAG gagaAGAAACACAGTCTGACGACCAAGAGCAACAAGCGGGAGTAACTTTGGGTGACGGTGAAACAACAAGAGAGCAGCCACCTGCCGCTGTCGGTCAGAGATTGGAGCGTGCTCACGCTGAGAACACACATCTGGAGGACGACAAGCACAATGAGATGAACGCTCAGAGCGCTGAGTCAGCACCAGCCGGTCAGGCGTCAGCCAGCCTTGCGGAGGAGGCCCCAAACAG CGCGAAGGCCTCGGCTGACAAAAATGGACAGAGCTTAATAGACGGAGACAtaaatgaatgggaaaaaagtTTTGAAGGCCAGAACAATTTG AATCTGCCTACGCCTCTCGAGCAGAGGAAAGAGAACCTCGGTCGCcgtccccccaaaaaacaacccACCCACTTCATCACGTTCAGGGCCAACACTCCCGCCATCCTCGCTTCTTTCCAGCTACTTCGGGAAGAGATCGTCACACTCTTGCCGTCGTCCGCCCCTCACTGGCAACCCTCGTCCACGCTGCACGTCAccctgtgtctgctggttcTGCAGAGCCCGGCCCAAGTGGAGGCCGCCGTTGAGATCCTCCGCCGCTTTGCCCACTTGGATCGCAACCCCCCAGTGGCGGTGAGCTTTCCTGTCAAGTTGAAGCATTTCAACGGCAGGGTGCTGTACCTGAGCCCGCAGCCTCAGATTCAGCTCCAGCAGCTCAACGGCGGCCTGCAGGAAGCCTACAGGAACGAGGGCCTGCTCCACAGGAACTCCTACAACCCGCGCTACCATCTCACCCTGGCCAAGGTGAGGTACAAGGAGGGCGAGCGCATCTTTGACAGCGCGGGCGACCTGAAGGTGGGCAAAGGTTTACATTTTGGACGTTTGCCTGTCAACTCCTTACACCTTTGCGTCATCGGCGGGGAGGATGCCGGCGGTTTCTATGAGACCGTATCCACCGTGACTCTTCGATAA